Proteins encoded within one genomic window of Variovorax sp. OAS795:
- a CDS encoding ABC transporter ATP-binding protein, with translation MDHVLEVKDYSLDYATPNGRFHALANLNLTIDRGEVLGLVGESGSGKTSLAWSIMRYLAGNAIETSGSIKLVGEDLLKVTPKQIDSIRGRRISMVFQDPSTSLNPTLSLGEQLTEVLVRHRNLTRKQAAVEGIAMLHRVGLKDPTGMMRRYPHEASGGEKQRVVIATAFACRPECIIFDEPTTALDVITGRQILDLFAELQAETHVASLYISHDLALVSQVADRVAVIHKGVIVEQGDVEQVFTHPADPYTKRLIGAVPRPDHRLVGAPPKDRRPSVGRSQSAERDLWRRLGIRQVARQAQSQRRRQPCHQHCGQAR, from the coding sequence ATGGATCACGTCCTTGAAGTCAAAGACTACTCGCTCGACTATGCGACACCGAACGGTCGCTTCCATGCACTGGCCAATCTCAACCTAACGATCGATCGCGGCGAAGTGCTCGGCCTCGTTGGCGAGTCCGGCTCCGGGAAGACTTCGCTCGCCTGGTCGATCATGCGCTACCTCGCGGGTAACGCCATCGAGACAAGCGGGAGCATCAAGCTGGTCGGCGAAGACCTATTGAAGGTCACTCCGAAGCAAATCGATTCCATTCGAGGGCGCCGCATCAGCATGGTGTTCCAGGATCCGAGTACCTCTCTGAATCCAACCCTGTCGCTCGGGGAGCAGCTGACGGAAGTGTTGGTCCGGCATCGAAACCTGACCCGCAAGCAGGCAGCCGTGGAGGGCATTGCCATGCTCCACCGCGTCGGCCTCAAGGACCCGACGGGGATGATGCGCCGTTACCCACACGAAGCGTCCGGTGGAGAAAAGCAGCGCGTCGTGATCGCCACAGCCTTCGCGTGCAGGCCGGAATGCATCATCTTCGACGAGCCGACCACCGCGTTGGATGTCATCACTGGACGGCAGATCCTTGATCTTTTCGCCGAGCTCCAGGCCGAAACGCACGTTGCCTCACTGTACATCTCGCACGACCTTGCACTGGTCTCCCAGGTGGCCGACCGGGTGGCAGTGATCCACAAAGGCGTCATCGTCGAGCAAGGCGACGTGGAACAGGTGTTCACCCATCCAGCCGATCCCTATACGAAGCGGCTGATCGGCGCCGTGCCTCGGCCCGATCACCGCCTCGTTGGCGCCCCCCCCAAAGACCGGCGGCCAAGCGTTGGTCGAAGCCAAAGCGCTGAGCGTGACCTATGGCGGCGTCTCGGCATTCGCCAGGTTGCTCGGCAAGCGCAAAGCCAGCGTCGTCGGCAACCGTGCCATCAGCATTGCGGTCAAGCCCGGTGA
- a CDS encoding ABC transporter permease — MSDIATPLQSEKPSVASSSAGKLGSNHFFARLMRSPQGKLGMLIIGLVMVMVLFGPYLAPHSPDDMAPLSRYKGPSAANWLGTDQYGRDLLSRILYGARATVVLAFMATAIGSLIGAFIGTLCAFLGGRFDEIVMRTIDAVMAIPSLLFALLIVNLMGKGEINAVLAIAIAFVPSMTRITRSVALAIRKQDFVSAAIARGESSLYVVLREMLPNVVAPVVVEMTIRVAFAVMLFATLSFLGLGAQPPASEWGLMAAEARKFMHLSPWMILWPSAAVAMVAIGFNLLGDGLRDALNPKT, encoded by the coding sequence CGCGCGCCTCATGCGCTCGCCGCAAGGCAAGCTTGGGATGCTGATCATCGGGCTCGTCATGGTGATGGTGCTGTTCGGCCCTTATCTGGCGCCTCACAGTCCCGACGACATGGCACCGCTGTCGCGCTACAAGGGACCCAGCGCGGCAAACTGGCTAGGCACCGACCAGTACGGACGGGATTTGCTGAGCCGAATTCTCTACGGCGCTCGCGCCACGGTCGTTCTGGCGTTCATGGCCACTGCCATCGGCAGCTTGATCGGCGCCTTCATCGGGACCTTGTGCGCCTTCCTCGGCGGTCGATTCGACGAGATCGTGATGCGTACGATCGACGCTGTCATGGCCATCCCGAGCCTGCTGTTCGCGCTGCTCATCGTCAACCTGATGGGCAAGGGCGAGATCAACGCGGTGCTGGCCATTGCCATCGCGTTCGTGCCGAGCATGACCCGCATCACCCGCTCCGTGGCGCTGGCGATCCGCAAGCAGGACTTCGTCAGTGCCGCAATCGCACGCGGCGAATCAAGTCTGTACGTCGTCCTGCGTGAGATGCTGCCGAACGTGGTGGCGCCCGTCGTTGTCGAGATGACGATCCGCGTGGCCTTCGCGGTCATGCTTTTCGCGACGCTGAGCTTCCTCGGCTTAGGCGCACAACCTCCCGCGTCCGAGTGGGGCCTGATGGCCGCCGAGGCTCGCAAGTTCATGCACTTGAGCCCTTGGATGATCCTCTGGCCGAGCGCCGCCGTGGCGATGGTCGCCATCGGCTTCAACCTTCTGGGCGACGGTCTTCGTGATGCCCTCAACCCCAAAACCTGA